The sequence ATCGACTTGTCCGGAGCAAGCCCGTCTTTTGATATCGCCTTGGTATGGCAGAAACTTCAATGGCCATTGACGGAATCAACACCTTCGATTCAATCCGGCGAGGGTCGGTTGAACATCAAGGGAACCAGCCAAGCTTATACTATTGAGCTTAAATCGCCCCTACAGATTGAAAAATCCCTTATTACTATTGATCTTAAAGGCTTTGGCGGCATCGATGCGCTTACTTTGGAAAGCTTGCGTATAAAACCCGAAAAAGGAGAAGCCGAATTCACCGGTGATATCAATTGGGGACAATCTGAACCGGCGTTCCAACTAAAAGGCCACTGGAAGTCGCTTCAATGGCCGTTATCAGGCCCGCCCCAATTGCAGATCATATCCGGCCAAACTTCTTTTAGCGGCACATCCAATGCCTATCAAATCAGCCTGAACACTCAGGTAAAAAACGAGCAGTTGCCATCTTTTAAACTGCTATTGAACGGCACCGGCAACGCAGAATCGCTGGATATTGCCGAGCTTTCCCTGGCGCCAAAATCCGGATCATTAACTATAAAGGGTCATTTGTCCTGGGCTGATCATTTCAGTTATGCGCTGGATCTATTAGCCAAAGCCATCAATCCGGCGGAATTTATTGCAGATGTTCCGGGCTCTCTTAATTTGGATGCAGCTACTTCAGGCACGCTAACCGACGGGAAGTTGAGTGGCGACTTCACGCTAAACAAGCTGAGCGGCACATTGCACAAAAACCCAATAGAAGGTGCAGGAAAATTAGCCTTCAAAGATGATCAACTGACGATTGAAAAATTGCATTTACAATCAGGCAGAAACAAACTGGAAGCCGATGGCTTGTTAACACAAGCCAAAATGCAGCTTGAGGCCACTCTTAATGCACCGGTGCTTGCTTCACTCTGGCCGGGACTGGGCGGCAGTTTAATAGGAAAGATCGATTTGACCGGAAATTACCAGATGCCGCAAATCAAGCTGGATCTGTCTGGAATGGACTTAAAATATGAGAACGATTACTCATTGAAAACGATCAGCTTGAAACTGGACTATCCCGGAATTGCTCAAAAACCGTTAACGCTTGATTTACTGGCGAATGATTTGCTGTTGAACGGCCAACAGATCCAAAGGCTAGGCTTGAAAGGCAGCGGCCCATTAAATCAGCATCATTTTAATCTCGAGGTGGCTTCGAATGTGTCTAATGTCACGGCCAGCCTCAATGGCTCCTGGGCTAACGAAAGGTGGACAGGTTCCATTACGCAATTAGATCTGCATCACCCCAAGATGGATGTCTGGCGGCTTGATCAAACCGTTAATTTGAGCTTGAGCCAGTTTGGGAAAGGCGGTTTTCTGCGGATGAGTGAAGGCTGTTTAACCCGATCAGAAGCTGCCTTGTGTTTCCAGGTGGAGGGGGATTTGAAAAAAGACCTAATGGCGCAGGCACGTATTGAAAAACTGGATCTCAGCATCTTGAAGCTTTGGTTGCCGGAAGAACTGGTAACGCAAGGCTTGCTCAATGCAAAACTTAACTCGACAATTAAAGGCGATAATATAAACGCCAACCTGAACGCGGAAATACAAGGTGCGGGCGTTAAATTGTATTTGCCGGACAAACCGCCCATCGATTTCAGGTTAACATCCACAACGCTAACAGCGACTTATCAGCAAAAGCAAGTCAATGCCGACCTTGTCATGCTGCTGGAAGGCCAGGATTTTATCAAGGCTCAAATTTCAGGACCAGATCACGCCCTTGACGGGCACATTGAGGCTGTCATTCGGGATTTAACGTTATTAGATGTTTTAGTTCCGGAAATAGAAAAGGTAAAAGGACAATTCAATGCCGATGTCACTTTTTCAGGCCCAACAGCCCACCCCTCTATTCAAGGCCTGATTCGTTTAACCGATGCCGGAATGGATATTCCCGCAGCCGGTATCCAAATCAAAAATATCCAGCTGGCTTTGACACCGGACGATGCAGAACAAGGCCGGTTAAAAATAGCCGGGCAAATGGAATCAGGATCGGGCAACTTATTGATATCCGGCTTCATGTCACCTTATGCTGATCAGGGGTTCCCTGCAGACATTCAGATCGGCGGCAATAATTTTCAAATTTCCCGTGTACCTGAAGCGGCAATATCGGTATCACCCCGGCTTAATATCACACATGAAAATAATCGGGTTGAAATAACAGGTGACGTAACCATAGACGAAGCCATCCTTAAAATTAACGAATTGCCGGAACATGCCGTGCAACCCAGCGAGGATGAAGTTATTCTGGGACAAATCGAAATTGCCGCAGTCCAGCCCAGTCCTATCAACTTAAAAACCGATATTTCATTGTTGCTGGGTGACAAAATAACATTTGATGGTTTTGGCTTGTCAACTCAACTCAGCGGCCGTTTGCGCTACACCGGCCTGTCTAATCAGCAACGTATGCAAGGCCGGGTCGCTATGAATGAGGGTAGGTATAAAGCCTATGGACAGGACTTGACGGTCAGCAAAGGCGAATTTTTGTTCAACGGACCGCTGGATAATCCCTGGTTGAATATCGAAGCCACCCGCAAAGCGACCAGCGAAGACATTACCGCGATTCTCAAAGTCACCGGCCCCTTAAAGTCTCCACAAACAAAAGTCAGCAGTCAGCCCGCCTTGCCGGAATCAGAAGCGTTGGCATATCTTATTACCGGACGATCTCTGGAATCAGCGGGTGGAAGTCAGTCTGAGGCCTTGGCAAAAGCAGCATTAAGCTATGGTACCGGACAGCTGTCCTGGCTCAATGCCAAACTGGGCATTGATGAGCTGGAGTTTGAGGAAAAGGAACGGCTGGAAGATTCAGCAGTGCGCTTAGGAAAATTCATCAGTCCTGATTTTTATATTGGTTTATCGCTGGGTTTCTTTTCCAATAACTATGCGGTGTTGCTGACAAAGAAATTAAGCAAACATTTCAGTTTGCAGACAAGAGCGGGTGAAACTCAAAGAATTGATCTTAAATATCATATAGATACTGAATAAAGACAAATAAGTACAATTAAAAGACTACCGGCCGGTTGAAATGTAATTTGCCTAGTCAGGGTAGACAGGACTATCATCGAAGAATGGAACCCCAACTTA comes from Methylicorpusculum oleiharenae and encodes:
- a CDS encoding translocation/assembly module TamB domain-containing protein translates to MKRLARGLLYAILLCLLVLVGAVFTLIGTEPGTRWLLKNSVLTSNFNVAVDKVNGTLLGKLELTGIAYQSGNDAIHIDSLQFDWQPIELLTGKLHIESIKAKTLAISGFESESETQEDEAFKIPIIPIEIKLEQFLVEQLTYKTADAETLINRLETGVSLVNQQITVAYLKVTTPLLETGGQGVIELAEHFPLQTELNWRINLEESPPINGGIRIDGNLNSLRMSGDVSGPLSLKHNAQIDLSGASPSFDIALVWQKLQWPLTESTPSIQSGEGRLNIKGTSQAYTIELKSPLQIEKSLITIDLKGFGGIDALTLESLRIKPEKGEAEFTGDINWGQSEPAFQLKGHWKSLQWPLSGPPQLQIISGQTSFSGTSNAYQISLNTQVKNEQLPSFKLLLNGTGNAESLDIAELSLAPKSGSLTIKGHLSWADHFSYALDLLAKAINPAEFIADVPGSLNLDAATSGTLTDGKLSGDFTLNKLSGTLHKNPIEGAGKLAFKDDQLTIEKLHLQSGRNKLEADGLLTQAKMQLEATLNAPVLASLWPGLGGSLIGKIDLTGNYQMPQIKLDLSGMDLKYENDYSLKTISLKLDYPGIAQKPLTLDLLANDLLLNGQQIQRLGLKGSGPLNQHHFNLEVASNVSNVTASLNGSWANERWTGSITQLDLHHPKMDVWRLDQTVNLSLSQFGKGGFLRMSEGCLTRSEAALCFQVEGDLKKDLMAQARIEKLDLSILKLWLPEELVTQGLLNAKLNSTIKGDNINANLNAEIQGAGVKLYLPDKPPIDFRLTSTTLTATYQQKQVNADLVMLLEGQDFIKAQISGPDHALDGHIEAVIRDLTLLDVLVPEIEKVKGQFNADVTFSGPTAHPSIQGLIRLTDAGMDIPAAGIQIKNIQLALTPDDAEQGRLKIAGQMESGSGNLLISGFMSPYADQGFPADIQIGGNNFQISRVPEAAISVSPRLNITHENNRVEITGDVTIDEAILKINELPEHAVQPSEDEVILGQIEIAAVQPSPINLKTDISLLLGDKITFDGFGLSTQLSGRLRYTGLSNQQRMQGRVAMNEGRYKAYGQDLTVSKGEFLFNGPLDNPWLNIEATRKATSEDITAILKVTGPLKSPQTKVSSQPALPESEALAYLITGRSLESAGGSQSEALAKAALSYGTGQLSWLNAKLGIDELEFEEKERLEDSAVRLGKFISPDFYIGLSLGFFSNNYAVLLTKKLSKHFSLQTRAGETQRIDLKYHIDTE